The following proteins come from a genomic window of Pocillopora verrucosa isolate sample1 chromosome 6, ASM3666991v2, whole genome shotgun sequence:
- the LOC131773719 gene encoding uncharacterized protein — MSQDCFLNSKDEKNCGSSRGLSGFVRLSECSDEVKHHLISCHLSKEVLSENELILARTGQFHLAQEDKQKMWICYRHPHTLGKFWRSAKVTCQYPDYDAVIKCIQGRDVITLHISQEIQKLSGVILPVGSTLCVPCRKKHKKKVDDSESWLRQEETEKNLQSQETPLLDARQLR; from the exons atgtctcaggactgctttttgaatagcaaagatgaaaaaaactgTGGTTCATCgcgtggcttaagtggtttcGTACGGCTGTCTGAATGTAGtgatgaagtaaaacatcatctgataagctgccacctgtctaaagaggtccTAAGTGAAAAcgagctaatcttggcaaggactGGCCaatttcacctcgctcaggaggataaacaaaaaatgtggatttgctataggcatccCCACAcgttggggaagttttggagaagtgcaaaggtaacatgtcagtatcctgattATGATGCTGTAATTAAGTGTATCCAAGgtagagatgtaattaccttgcatattTCTCAGGAGATTCAAAAGCTGTCTGGCGTTATTCTTCCAGTTGg CTCAactctctgtgtcccatgccgtaagaagcacaagaagaaagttgatgatagtgagtcttggctgagacaagaagaaacaGAGAAGAATCTACAGTCCCAAGAAACGCCACTTTTAGACgcgagacaactaaggtaa